In one window of Tellurirhabdus rosea DNA:
- a CDS encoding efflux RND transporter permease subunit — MVWHRISAFVLKNRPLLLIIILLGTIFMGYQASQIRLSYELAKILPTSDPDFIEYEAFKARYGEDGNVMVIGAETPAMYQLRNFNGWYDLNQQLRKIDGIRDVVSNASLFRIVRNDSTGQFNFLPLVPQKPTTQVEVDSIRRSIAALPFYDGFVSDSAGQAHLMAVTFKQDALNTKGRIAIVRQIAAAAKSFEKAYNIPVHLSGMPFIRTEFTAKVSNEMIMFMGLAFVVTALILLMFFRSLLVVLISGIVVGIGVIWSTGYMVLFGYKITLLTGLIPPLIIVIGIPNAIFLLNTYHNELSRHGEKMRALKLAAEKIGETTFFANVTTSIGFFVFYFTNSPLLLEFGLVAALGIMTTFAISLILITIAFSYLPAPSEKQRGHLEGRRINAFLRWVDHLVHQRRVAIYTFIGVAVVIGVIGMLRIKAVGYVVDDLPKNDPIYTDLKFFEGHFRGVMPFEVNVDTRQPGRVLNPQTLTKIRLLQREIEKYPEFTRPLSIVEAVKFFYQGYRGGDPKYYILPPAMELAKLANYAPQASKQQSRLNGFLDSTRRYTRVSFQMADVGTARINELLAKLQPKADSIFNIDRETGQRLPPGEQYDVRITGSSVVFTKGNDYLLYNLQESTALAIVLVSIILGLLLRDLRSVLIAVLPSVVPLLITAGIMGYFNIYLKPSTILIFSIAFGISSDGTIYFITKYRDELRTHGLSISEAVSRTIRHTGVSMVYTAFILFVGFAIFTASTFQGTVTLGLLVSITLLMGMASNLILLPAFLMSLDKRRKRKRVMS; from the coding sequence ATGGTTTGGCACCGCATTTCCGCTTTTGTACTTAAAAACCGTCCCCTGCTCCTGATTATCATTCTGCTCGGAACGATCTTCATGGGCTACCAGGCCAGCCAGATTCGCCTTTCTTACGAACTCGCCAAGATACTCCCCACCAGCGACCCGGACTTTATCGAATACGAAGCGTTTAAAGCCCGCTACGGGGAAGACGGCAACGTGATGGTGATCGGCGCGGAAACGCCAGCCATGTACCAGCTCCGTAATTTCAACGGCTGGTATGACCTCAACCAGCAGCTTCGGAAAATTGACGGCATCAGGGATGTGGTGTCGAACGCCAGCCTGTTCCGCATCGTCCGGAACGACAGCACGGGGCAGTTCAACTTTCTGCCGCTGGTGCCGCAGAAGCCCACGACCCAGGTGGAGGTCGACAGCATCCGCCGGTCTATCGCTGCCCTCCCCTTCTACGACGGCTTTGTTTCCGATTCGGCCGGGCAGGCGCACCTGATGGCCGTTACCTTCAAACAGGATGCGCTGAACACCAAAGGCCGGATCGCCATTGTCCGGCAGATTGCGGCGGCGGCCAAGTCGTTTGAGAAAGCCTACAACATTCCGGTTCACCTCTCCGGCATGCCCTTTATCCGAACAGAATTTACGGCCAAGGTCAGCAACGAAATGATCATGTTCATGGGTCTGGCCTTCGTTGTGACCGCGCTCATTCTCCTGATGTTCTTCCGGTCGCTGCTGGTGGTGCTGATCTCGGGCATCGTTGTCGGCATCGGGGTGATCTGGTCGACGGGCTACATGGTGCTGTTCGGGTACAAAATCACGCTGCTGACGGGCCTGATTCCGCCGCTGATCATCGTCATCGGCATTCCGAACGCCATTTTCCTGCTCAATACGTACCATAATGAACTGAGCCGGCACGGCGAGAAGATGCGGGCGCTGAAACTGGCGGCCGAGAAGATCGGCGAAACGACCTTTTTCGCCAACGTCACCACCTCCATCGGCTTCTTTGTCTTTTATTTTACCAACAGCCCGCTGCTGCTCGAATTTGGTCTGGTGGCCGCCCTGGGCATTATGACCACCTTCGCCATCTCGCTCATCCTGATTACCATTGCGTTCAGTTACCTGCCCGCGCCGTCCGAAAAACAGCGGGGACATCTGGAAGGCCGGCGGATCAACGCCTTCCTGCGCTGGGTCGATCATCTGGTGCACCAGCGCCGGGTCGCCATTTATACCTTTATCGGGGTCGCCGTGGTGATCGGCGTCATCGGCATGCTGCGCATTAAGGCGGTGGGCTACGTGGTGGACGATCTGCCGAAAAACGACCCGATCTACACCGATCTGAAGTTTTTTGAAGGACACTTCCGCGGCGTGATGCCGTTTGAAGTGAATGTGGACACCCGGCAGCCGGGCCGCGTCCTGAATCCGCAGACGCTGACGAAGATCCGCCTGCTGCAGCGCGAAATCGAGAAGTATCCGGAGTTTACCCGCCCGCTTTCCATCGTGGAGGCCGTCAAGTTTTTCTACCAGGGCTACCGCGGCGGCGACCCGAAGTACTACATCCTGCCGCCCGCCATGGAACTGGCCAAACTGGCGAACTATGCCCCCCAGGCCAGCAAACAGCAGAGTCGCCTCAACGGCTTTCTCGACAGTACGCGCCGCTATACCCGTGTGAGCTTTCAGATGGCCGACGTCGGCACGGCCCGCATCAACGAACTGCTGGCGAAGCTCCAGCCTAAAGCCGACAGTATTTTCAACATCGACCGCGAAACGGGGCAGCGACTCCCGCCCGGCGAGCAGTACGACGTCCGGATCACGGGCAGCAGCGTGGTCTTCACCAAAGGCAATGATTACCTGTTGTATAACCTTCAGGAAAGTACGGCCCTTGCCATTGTGCTGGTTTCGATCATTCTCGGGCTGCTGCTGCGCGATCTGCGCTCGGTGCTGATTGCGGTTCTGCCCAGCGTCGTGCCGCTGCTCATCACGGCGGGCATCATGGGCTATTTCAACATCTACCTGAAACCCTCGACCATCCTGATCTTCAGCATCGCCTTCGGAATTTCGTCGGACGGAACGATCTATTTCATCACCAAGTACCGGGACGAGCTGCGCACCCACGGACTCAGCATTTCGGAGGCCGTATCGCGCACCATCCGGCATACGGGCGTGAGCATGGTATACACCGCCTTCAT
- a CDS encoding oxidoreductase, with translation MQQKINVGLIGFGLSGRYFHAPFLTTNANFGLTKVVERHRNEAEAFDASIRTVRSHEDLLTDPAIDLIIVSTPNDTHFPYAKAALEAGKHVLIEKPFANTSEEARQLLQLAKDKNLVAIPYQNRRYDADFLTIRQLLAEDALGEVVEYESHFDRFRPDVLQNWKEQDPNGGGNLLNLGPHLVDQAVALFGAPEAVLGDIRTVRKGGTLDDYFDIRLFYSDKRVILKSSLTVPENRLRYIIHGTKASLTKSGLDIQEETLRKNMLPNTPDWGVEPEDHYATLTTADERHIIPSLPGNYHPFYDNLARAIRGEIAPEITPEQAYATIRILELAGESSRERRAIEF, from the coding sequence ATGCAACAAAAAATCAACGTCGGCCTGATCGGCTTCGGGCTTTCGGGGCGGTACTTTCACGCGCCCTTTCTCACCACCAATGCCAATTTTGGCCTTACCAAAGTCGTCGAACGCCACCGCAACGAAGCCGAAGCCTTCGACGCCTCCATCCGCACGGTCCGTTCCCACGAAGACCTGCTGACTGACCCGGCCATCGACCTGATCATCGTCAGCACGCCCAACGACACCCATTTTCCGTACGCCAAAGCCGCGCTGGAGGCGGGCAAGCACGTTCTGATCGAAAAGCCTTTTGCCAACACCTCGGAAGAGGCCCGGCAATTGCTGCAACTTGCTAAAGATAAGAATCTGGTCGCTATACCGTATCAAAACCGGCGGTATGATGCCGATTTTCTGACAATCCGGCAACTTCTGGCCGAAGATGCACTGGGTGAGGTGGTTGAATACGAGTCCCATTTCGATCGCTTCCGCCCCGACGTCCTTCAGAACTGGAAAGAACAGGACCCCAACGGCGGCGGTAATCTGCTGAATCTCGGTCCGCACCTGGTAGACCAGGCCGTGGCGCTGTTCGGCGCGCCGGAAGCGGTTCTGGGCGATATCCGCACCGTCCGGAAAGGCGGCACGCTGGACGATTACTTCGACATCCGGCTTTTCTATTCCGACAAACGGGTCATTCTAAAATCCTCGCTGACGGTCCCGGAAAACCGGCTTCGCTACATCATCCACGGCACCAAAGCCTCCCTGACCAAATCGGGCCTCGACATTCAGGAGGAAACGTTGCGCAAAAATATGCTGCCCAACACGCCCGACTGGGGTGTGGAACCGGAAGACCATTACGCCACCCTGACGACGGCCGACGAGCGGCACATCATCCCGAGCCTGCCGGGCAATTACCACCCCTTCTACGACAACCTCGCCCGCGCCATCCGCGGCGAAATCGCCCCCGAAATCACCCCCGAGCAAGCCTACGCCACCATCCGGATTCTGGAGCTGGCGGGAGAAAGCAGCCGGGAGCGGAGAGCTATAGAATTTTGA